From Pirellulales bacterium, a single genomic window includes:
- a CDS encoding P-II family nitrogen regulator, producing MKLIIAIIQPTKLDPLREALNKIGVTRMTVCDAQGYGQQRGRTAMYRGHEYKTNLLRKIELEILVNDDFVERTLDCIASVARTGPEGSIGDGKIWVLPAEQVVRISDVLEGPEAV from the coding sequence GTGAAGCTTATCATCGCTATCATCCAGCCGACGAAGCTCGATCCGCTGCGCGAGGCGCTCAATAAAATCGGCGTCACGCGGATGACTGTGTGTGATGCACAGGGCTACGGCCAGCAGCGAGGCCGGACCGCCATGTACCGCGGCCACGAATACAAAACGAACCTGCTGCGCAAGATCGAGCTCGAAATTCTGGTGAACGATGATTTCGTCGAGCGGACGCTCGATTGCATCGCCAGCGTCGCCCGGACCGGTCCAGAAGGAAGCATCGGCGACGGTAAAATCTGGGTTCTGCCGGCCGAGCAAGTTGTGCGCATCAGCGACGTGCTCGAAGGGCCCGAGGCGGTTTAG